From Meiothermus sp., a single genomic window includes:
- a CDS encoding sugar ABC transporter substrate-binding protein — translation MKKLWLAFLLVLGMGLGLAQQVRIVVVSHGQASDPFWSVVKNGVEAAAKETGARVEYRAPETFDMVRMAQLIDAAVASRPSAIVVSIPDGRALERSIRAAVRAGIPVISMNSGSDVAESLGVLMHVGQTEYEAGLGAGQRMKAAGVKNAICINQEVGNVALDLRCKGFFDGLGIKANVIPVKIGDPTGIKNAVAAALQKDPGIDGVLTLGPTAAEPVLQALEGKKVTFGTFDLSPAVLTALSQKKMAFAIDQQQWLQGYLPIILLNNYVKYGLLPANKVIMTGPGFVTPENAAQVIDLSKKGIR, via the coding sequence ATGAAGAAACTCTGGCTGGCGTTTCTGTTGGTGTTGGGGATGGGCCTGGGGCTGGCCCAGCAGGTGCGGATTGTGGTGGTCTCCCATGGGCAGGCCTCCGACCCCTTCTGGTCGGTGGTGAAGAACGGGGTGGAGGCCGCGGCCAAAGAGACCGGGGCCCGGGTGGAGTACCGCGCCCCCGAGACCTTCGACATGGTGCGCATGGCCCAGCTGATTGACGCGGCGGTGGCCTCGAGGCCCAGCGCCATTGTGGTCTCGATTCCCGATGGAAGGGCCCTCGAGCGCTCCATCCGGGCTGCGGTGCGGGCCGGTATTCCGGTCATCTCGATGAACTCCGGCTCCGATGTGGCCGAGAGCCTGGGGGTGCTGATGCACGTGGGCCAGACCGAGTATGAGGCCGGGCTGGGGGCGGGCCAGCGCATGAAGGCCGCGGGGGTCAAGAACGCCATCTGCATCAACCAGGAGGTAGGCAACGTGGCCCTTGACCTGCGCTGCAAGGGCTTCTTTGACGGGCTGGGCATCAAGGCCAACGTGATTCCGGTCAAGATCGGCGACCCCACCGGCATCAAGAACGCGGTGGCCGCTGCTTTGCAAAAAGACCCCGGCATCGACGGGGTGCTCACCCTGGGGCCTACCGCTGCCGAGCCGGTGCTGCAGGCCTTGGAAGGGAAGAAGGTTACCTTCGGCACCTTCGACCTTTCGCCCGCCGTGCTAACCGCGCTATCCCAGAAGAAAATGGCCTTTGCCATTGACCAGCAGCAGTGGTTGCAGGGCTATCTGCCCATCATTCTTCTGAACAACTACGTCAAGTACGGTCTCCTGCCGGCCAACAAGGTCATCATGACCGGGCCGGGCTTTGTGACCCCGGAAAACGCGGCCCAGGTGATTGATCTCTCCAAAAAGGGTATTCGCTAG
- a CDS encoding ATP-binding cassette domain-containing protein yields MTPLIELRKVSKYFGPVVALKDIDLKVYAGEVHCLLGDNGAGKSTLIKALSGVHPPSEGQILMEGEPVVFRSPRDALERGIATVYQDLAMLPLMSISRNFFLGREPKRKFGPFNLYDGHFAAKVAREEMRKIGIDIRDPDQPVGTLSGGERQSVAIARAVYFGAKVLILDEPTSALGVKESAVVLKYIVQAKLRGLGVIFITHNVHHAWAVGDTFTVLNRGRSYGTFKKAEVSREQLLQMMAGGEELEALSVELELIAKKDPSAAAQVEQRVAEDLHKPN; encoded by the coding sequence ATGACCCCCCTGATTGAGCTGCGCAAGGTGAGCAAGTACTTCGGGCCGGTGGTCGCGCTCAAGGACATAGACCTGAAGGTCTACGCAGGTGAGGTGCACTGCCTCTTGGGCGACAACGGGGCGGGCAAGAGTACCCTCATCAAGGCCCTCTCGGGGGTGCACCCCCCCTCGGAGGGCCAGATTCTGATGGAGGGAGAGCCGGTGGTCTTCCGCTCGCCGCGCGACGCCCTCGAGCGGGGCATCGCCACCGTTTATCAGGACCTGGCCATGCTGCCTTTGATGAGCATCAGCCGCAACTTCTTCCTGGGGCGCGAGCCCAAGCGGAAATTTGGCCCGTTCAACCTCTACGACGGGCATTTCGCCGCGAAGGTGGCCCGTGAGGAGATGCGGAAAATCGGTATCGATATCCGCGACCCCGACCAGCCGGTGGGCACCTTGTCGGGGGGCGAGCGGCAGTCGGTAGCCATCGCCCGGGCGGTCTACTTCGGGGCCAAGGTACTCATCCTGGACGAGCCTACCTCGGCCCTGGGGGTGAAGGAGTCGGCGGTGGTGCTCAAGTACATCGTGCAGGCCAAGCTGAGGGGCCTGGGGGTGATCTTCATCACCCACAACGTGCACCACGCCTGGGCGGTGGGGGACACCTTCACCGTGCTCAACCGGGGCCGAAGCTACGGCACCTTCAAGAAAGCCGAGGTTAGCCGCGAGCAGCTTTTGCAGATGATGGCCGGGGGAGAGGAGCTGGAAGCTTTATCGGTGGAGCTCGAGCTCATCGCCAAGAAAGACCCCAGCGCAGCGGCCCAGGTGGAGCAGCGGGTGGCCGAGGATCTGCACAAACCCAACTAA
- the iolD gene encoding 3D-(3,5/4)-trihydroxycyclohexane-1,2-dione acylhydrolase (decyclizing): MKTQRLTVAQALVKFLAAQFTERDGREERLIRGVWAIFGHGNVSGLGQALEEYGEAVGLPTYRPQNEQAMVHAAIAYAKHKNRLSTFACTASVGPGSTNMLTAAATATVNRLPVLLLPSDYFANRLPDPVLQQLEHPTEHDVSVNDAFRPLSRFFTRITRPSQLLSALPEAMRVLTDPAETGAVTLCLPEDVQTEAYDWPEAFFAKRVWRVRRPVPEPEALAEAVRLLKEARRPLIVSGGGTLYAEASQALAAFAEALGIPVSETQGGKGALPWNHPLCVGPIGANGGSAANRLAREADVVLAVGTRLGDFATASKTAFQNPGVRFIGLNVAPFDAAKLSGVMLVADARRGLEALQEALKGHPGTSAAYREEVARLKREWDEAVTAYRTPRPKKKEMAQAEVIGLVNEVYGGKATVICAAGSLPGDLLKLWRPEDPKAYHLEYGFSCMGYEIPAGLGVALAEPGREVVVFVGDGSYLMMNSEIVTAVAEGLSFTIVLVDNRGFGSIRGLQMSLGSPSFNNELRARDPQTGRTDGPPVAVDFAAHARAMGARVWSPGNYRELEEALKEARKAKGVRVIVVPVSLDDRVPAFEGWWDVPVAEVSSQAAVREARRAYEDALKRQRRYF; the protein is encoded by the coding sequence ATGAAGACCCAACGGCTTACCGTGGCCCAGGCCTTGGTCAAGTTCCTGGCCGCCCAGTTTACCGAGCGGGACGGCCGGGAGGAGCGCCTCATCCGAGGGGTCTGGGCCATCTTCGGACACGGCAACGTATCGGGGCTGGGCCAGGCCCTGGAGGAGTACGGGGAGGCGGTGGGCCTGCCCACCTACCGCCCCCAGAACGAGCAGGCCATGGTGCACGCCGCCATCGCCTACGCTAAGCACAAAAACCGCCTCTCCACCTTCGCCTGCACCGCCTCGGTGGGGCCCGGCTCCACCAACATGCTCACCGCCGCGGCCACCGCCACCGTCAACCGGCTGCCGGTGCTCCTGCTGCCCTCGGACTACTTCGCCAATCGCCTGCCCGACCCCGTGCTGCAGCAGCTCGAGCACCCCACCGAGCACGATGTGAGCGTGAACGACGCCTTCCGGCCCCTCTCCCGCTTCTTTACTCGCATCACCCGGCCCTCCCAGCTCCTCTCGGCGCTGCCCGAGGCCATGCGCGTCCTCACCGACCCCGCCGAGACCGGGGCGGTGACCCTCTGCCTGCCCGAGGACGTCCAGACCGAGGCCTACGACTGGCCCGAGGCCTTCTTCGCCAAGCGGGTCTGGCGGGTGCGCCGCCCGGTGCCGGAGCCCGAGGCCCTGGCCGAGGCGGTGAGGCTCCTCAAGGAGGCCCGGCGGCCCCTCATCGTGAGCGGCGGGGGTACCCTCTACGCCGAGGCCTCCCAGGCCCTGGCGGCCTTCGCCGAGGCCCTGGGTATCCCGGTGAGCGAGACCCAGGGGGGCAAGGGGGCCCTGCCCTGGAACCACCCCCTGTGCGTGGGGCCGATTGGGGCCAACGGCGGCAGCGCGGCCAACCGGCTGGCCCGCGAGGCCGATGTGGTGCTGGCGGTGGGCACCCGGCTGGGCGACTTCGCCACCGCCTCCAAGACCGCCTTCCAGAACCCAGGGGTGCGCTTCATCGGGCTCAACGTGGCCCCCTTTGATGCGGCCAAGCTCAGCGGGGTGATGCTGGTGGCCGACGCCCGGCGGGGCCTGGAGGCCTTGCAGGAGGCCCTGAAGGGGCATCCGGGCACCTCCGCCGCCTACCGCGAGGAGGTGGCGCGGCTCAAGCGCGAGTGGGACGAGGCCGTCACGGCCTACCGCACGCCCCGGCCCAAGAAAAAGGAGATGGCCCAGGCCGAGGTGATTGGCCTGGTGAACGAGGTGTATGGCGGCAAGGCCACCGTGATCTGCGCGGCGGGCAGCCTGCCGGGCGATTTGCTCAAGCTCTGGCGGCCCGAGGATCCTAAGGCCTACCACCTCGAGTACGGCTTCTCCTGCATGGGCTACGAGATTCCCGCCGGGCTGGGGGTGGCCCTGGCCGAGCCCGGGCGGGAGGTGGTGGTCTTCGTGGGGGACGGCAGCTACCTGATGATGAACTCGGAAATCGTCACCGCGGTGGCCGAGGGGCTCTCGTTCACCATCGTGCTGGTGGACAACCGGGGGTTCGGCTCCATCCGGGGCCTGCAGATGTCGCTGGGCTCGCCCTCCTTCAACAACGAGCTGCGGGCCCGCGACCCCCAGACCGGCCGCACCGACGGCCCCCCCGTAGCGGTGGACTTCGCCGCCCACGCCCGGGCCATGGGGGCGAGGGTGTGGAGCCCCGGGAACTATCGCGAGCTAGAAGAAGCCCTCAAAGAGGCCCGCAAAGCCAAGGGCGTGCGGGTGATCGTGGTGCCGGTGAGCCTGGACGACCGGGTTCCGGCTTTTGAGGGCTGGTGGGACGTGCCGGTGGCTGAGGTCTCGAGCCAGGCTGCGGTCAGGGAGGCCCGGAGGGCCTACGAGGATGCCCTCAAGCGGCAGCGCCGCTACTTCTAG
- a CDS encoding sugar phosphate isomerase/epimerase, with translation MRPLGVCTWTFGPRPLPEVLDRVARLGLEGVELLGEVEGLRPAEVRAGLAERGLEVFSLTPANVDLAHPEPAVRREALGYYLRLVDFAAELGRPMVSCHGAVGRVAPLASLEAEWGWLAEGVAQVCDRAAQAGLEVVFEVLNRYESHLVNTAAEALRLLAQVGRPNLKVLLDAYHMNLEEADPAGAILAAGPRLGLFHLADSNRRGLGRGHTDFAGLLRALEQVGYAGPFILELTAPGPDPFTPVKPGDYLGVLERDLAESRAYLKALGN, from the coding sequence ATGCGCCCTTTGGGGGTGTGTACCTGGACCTTTGGCCCCCGGCCGCTGCCTGAGGTGCTGGATCGGGTGGCCCGGTTGGGGCTGGAGGGGGTGGAGCTTTTGGGTGAGGTGGAGGGGCTAAGGCCAGCGGAGGTGCGGGCTGGGCTGGCCGAGCGAGGCTTGGAGGTCTTTTCGCTCACCCCGGCCAACGTGGATCTGGCCCACCCCGAGCCCGCGGTGCGGCGAGAGGCCCTGGGGTACTACCTGCGGCTGGTGGATTTTGCCGCCGAGCTGGGCCGGCCCATGGTTTCCTGCCACGGGGCGGTGGGGCGCGTGGCCCCGCTGGCCTCGCTGGAGGCGGAGTGGGGCTGGCTGGCCGAGGGGGTGGCCCAGGTCTGCGACCGGGCGGCCCAGGCGGGCTTGGAGGTGGTCTTCGAGGTGCTCAACCGCTACGAGTCGCACCTGGTGAACACCGCCGCCGAGGCCCTGCGCCTGCTGGCCCAGGTGGGGCGGCCCAACCTGAAGGTTCTTCTAGATGCCTACCACATGAACCTCGAGGAGGCCGACCCCGCCGGGGCAATCCTTGCGGCGGGCCCGCGGCTAGGCCTTTTTCACCTGGCCGACTCCAACCGCCGGGGCCTGGGGCGGGGCCACACCGACTTCGCCGGGCTGCTGCGGGCCTTGGAGCAGGTGGGCTATGCAGGCCCCTTCATCCTGGAACTCACCGCCCCCGGTCCCGACCCCTTCACCCCGGTCAAGCCGGGGGACTACCTGGGGGTGCTGGAGCGCGACCTGGCCGAAAGCCGCGCCTACTTGAAGGCGCTTGGGAACTAG
- a CDS encoding fumarylacetoacetate hydrolase family protein — protein MKLVRFDAGQWGILEGEMIHETDGPAGNPTGRHFDLGGVTLLAPATPSKIVCVGRNYLDHIREMGHDFGGDLPKEPGLFLKAPNTLAHPANPARPEHSGDVVPYPSFTQLLHYEGELAVVIESRMKNVPESEALEHVLGYTCALDVTARDKQKTDLQWVRAKSADKFCPLGPWLVTSLDPQNTTLRTYVNGELRQEAHTSLMIFSVAQILSYISSFMTLEPGDVVLTGTPEGVGELKRGDHVEVAIEGIGDLHTRIGH, from the coding sequence ATGAAGCTGGTACGGTTTGATGCAGGTCAGTGGGGGATTCTAGAAGGCGAGATGATTCACGAAACCGACGGCCCGGCGGGCAACCCCACGGGCCGTCATTTTGACCTGGGCGGGGTGACCCTGCTGGCGCCGGCCACGCCCAGCAAGATTGTGTGCGTAGGGCGCAACTACCTCGACCACATCCGGGAGATGGGCCACGATTTTGGTGGCGACCTGCCCAAGGAGCCGGGGCTTTTTTTGAAGGCCCCCAATACCCTAGCCCACCCGGCCAACCCGGCCCGCCCCGAGCATTCCGGCGATGTGGTGCCCTATCCCAGCTTTACCCAACTGCTGCACTACGAAGGGGAACTGGCGGTGGTAATCGAAAGCCGCATGAAAAACGTGCCCGAAAGCGAGGCCCTCGAGCATGTGCTGGGCTATACCTGCGCCCTGGACGTGACCGCCCGCGACAAGCAAAAAACCGATCTGCAGTGGGTGCGGGCCAAGTCTGCCGATAAGTTTTGCCCCCTGGGGCCCTGGCTGGTGACCTCGCTGGACCCGCAGAACACCACCCTGCGCACCTATGTGAATGGCGAGCTACGTCAGGAAGCCCACACCAGCCTGATGATCTTTTCGGTGGCCCAGATCCTCTCCTACATCAGCAGCTTCATGACCCTCGAGCCCGGCGATGTGGTGCTCACCGGCACCCCCGAGGGGGTCGGCGAGCTCAAGCGCGGCGACCACGTGGAGGTGGCCATCGAGGGGATTGGCGATCTGCACACCCGAATTGGGCACTGA
- the iolC gene encoding 5-dehydro-2-deoxygluconokinase — MGQTYDLITIGRCSIDLYSHDLGAPFPEIRTFGAYLGGSPLNIAVGARRLGLRTVLLTAVGPDKVGEFVLERLRREGVETRFIPVKPGARTPAVLLGIEPPDRFPITFYRENAADTQLTIDDVAALPLSEARAVQLSGAALAKEPSRSATFYAAEAAKALGLTVFLDLDFRADAWFDPRAYGLAVRALLPLVDVAFGTEEEVNAAMLRRPEEVVIRDSQITAPEIRGDLAANVEALLARGLKALVVKRGAQGSAVYLPGGEVVAAPGFPVEVVSVLGAGDAFAAGFIYGYLQGWGWYKSARLGNACGAIVVGRIGCADFTPYHDEVMGFIDSRGGF, encoded by the coding sequence ATGGGCCAGACCTACGACCTCATCACCATCGGGCGGTGCTCCATCGACCTTTACTCCCACGACCTGGGGGCCCCCTTTCCCGAAATTCGCACCTTTGGGGCCTACCTCGGGGGCAGCCCCCTGAACATCGCGGTGGGGGCCCGGCGGCTGGGGCTGCGCACCGTCCTCCTGACCGCGGTGGGCCCCGACAAGGTGGGGGAGTTCGTGTTGGAGCGGCTGCGGCGCGAGGGGGTGGAGACCCGCTTCATTCCCGTCAAGCCCGGGGCCCGCACCCCGGCGGTGCTCCTGGGCATCGAGCCCCCCGACCGCTTCCCCATCACCTTTTATCGCGAGAACGCTGCCGACACCCAGCTCACCATCGACGACGTGGCCGCCCTGCCCCTCTCGGAGGCCCGCGCGGTGCAGCTCTCGGGGGCGGCCTTGGCCAAGGAGCCCAGCCGGAGCGCCACCTTCTACGCTGCCGAAGCGGCCAAAGCCCTGGGCCTCACGGTGTTTCTCGACCTGGACTTCCGCGCCGACGCCTGGTTCGACCCCCGGGCCTACGGCCTGGCGGTGCGGGCCCTTTTGCCCTTGGTGGACGTTGCCTTTGGCACCGAGGAGGAGGTGAACGCGGCTATGCTGCGCCGGCCCGAGGAGGTGGTCATCCGCGACTCCCAGATTACCGCCCCGGAGATAAGAGGCGACCTGGCGGCCAATGTGGAGGCCCTTTTGGCCCGGGGCCTGAAGGCGCTGGTGGTAAAGCGGGGGGCCCAGGGCTCGGCGGTCTATCTGCCGGGGGGCGAGGTGGTGGCGGCGCCCGGCTTTCCGGTGGAGGTGGTGAGCGTGCTGGGGGCGGGGGACGCCTTCGCCGCGGGCTTCATCTACGGGTACCTGCAGGGCTGGGGTTGGTACAAAAGCGCCCGGCTGGGCAACGCCTGCGGGGCCATTGTGGTGGGCCGCATCGGCTGCGCCGACTTCACGCCCTACCACGACGAGGTGATGGGCTTTATCGATTCTAGAGGAGGATTCTGA
- a CDS encoding TIM barrel protein, translated as MGIRFGNAPCSWGTIEGFGQGIGYAQMLDELVEAGYRGTELGDYGYMPTEPEQLRRELQKRGLTMLGAYEGVYLKDPALHGPGEARALRTARLLKSVAEVGDGWQPLLVLADEHSRDPLRFANAGRVRSELGLSSAEWKTFAAGAMRIARAVRDETGLRTVFHHHCAGYVEAPWEIEAFLEHTDGAIIGLVFDTGHYLYGTGTNEPQRVLEGLERFKGRVWYVHYKDCHPKVAETARKEGWNYKEAIGKGVFCELGQGQIDFGAVTQKLLALGYDGWITVEQDVLPGMGAPKESARRNREYLRRVTGY; from the coding sequence ATGGGTATTCGTTTTGGCAACGCCCCGTGCAGTTGGGGCACCATCGAGGGCTTTGGGCAGGGCATCGGCTACGCCCAGATGCTCGACGAGCTGGTGGAGGCCGGCTACCGAGGCACCGAGCTGGGCGACTATGGCTACATGCCCACCGAGCCCGAGCAGCTACGTCGAGAACTACAAAAACGGGGCCTCACCATGCTGGGGGCCTACGAGGGGGTCTACCTCAAAGACCCCGCCCTTCACGGCCCCGGCGAGGCCCGGGCGCTGCGCACCGCGCGGCTCCTCAAGAGTGTGGCCGAGGTGGGGGACGGCTGGCAGCCCCTATTGGTGCTGGCCGACGAGCACAGCCGCGACCCCCTGCGTTTTGCGAACGCCGGGCGCGTCCGGTCTGAACTGGGCCTCTCCTCCGCCGAGTGGAAGACCTTCGCGGCGGGGGCCATGCGCATCGCCCGGGCGGTGCGGGACGAGACCGGGCTGCGCACGGTCTTCCACCACCACTGCGCAGGGTATGTGGAGGCCCCCTGGGAGATCGAGGCCTTCCTCGAGCACACCGACGGTGCAATCATCGGGCTGGTGTTCGACACCGGGCACTACCTCTACGGGACGGGTACCAACGAGCCACAGCGGGTGCTGGAGGGCCTCGAGCGCTTCAAGGGTCGGGTGTGGTATGTGCACTACAAGGACTGCCACCCCAAGGTGGCCGAGACAGCCCGGAAGGAGGGCTGGAACTACAAGGAGGCCATCGGCAAGGGCGTGTTCTGCGAGCTGGGCCAGGGCCAGATCGACTTCGGCGCGGTGACCCAGAAGCTTTTGGCGCTGGGTTACGACGGCTGGATTACCGTGGAGCAGGACGTGCTGCCGGGTATGGGGGCCCCCAAGGAGAGTGCCCGGCGCAACCGGGAGTACCTGCGCCGGGTCACGGGGTACTGA
- a CDS encoding Gfo/Idh/MocA family oxidoreductase, whose translation MRPLQIAMIGAGRMGLAHARVLAGLAECRVVRVVDTLAQNAERVAAELGAEPSTHLEEAFRPDVDAVIVTTPTPTHAEVVEAAAGAGKAIFVEKPIAESLEAGRRVVEAVERAGVPCQVGFQRRYDPAYVRAKELIEAGALGRLEGIRLVGRDPYLPRLEFLETSGGLLVDMGIHDLDSARFLVGEVAEVYAVGGALAEPSLAQHGLFDTAVATLRFEGGAVGTLEVALRTAYGYDIRCEVLGEKGRIHIERDRHPDLTLYDERGGNFDRPRNFEQRFAEAYAAEMVAFARNLHAGRPLYPDVRDAWYSLRLAKAAQHALETKQVVRVREYGGEL comes from the coding sequence ATGAGACCCCTGCAGATTGCCATGATTGGGGCCGGCCGGATGGGCCTGGCCCACGCCCGGGTGCTGGCCGGGCTGGCCGAGTGCCGGGTGGTGCGGGTGGTGGACACCCTGGCCCAGAACGCCGAGCGGGTGGCCGCCGAGCTTGGGGCCGAGCCCAGCACCCACCTCGAGGAGGCCTTCCGGCCCGATGTGGACGCGGTGATCGTCACTACCCCCACCCCCACCCACGCCGAGGTGGTGGAGGCCGCGGCGGGGGCGGGCAAGGCCATCTTCGTGGAGAAGCCCATCGCCGAGAGCCTGGAGGCCGGGCGGCGGGTGGTGGAGGCGGTGGAGCGCGCGGGGGTGCCCTGCCAGGTGGGCTTCCAGCGCCGCTACGACCCGGCTTATGTGCGGGCCAAGGAGCTGATTGAAGCCGGCGCCTTGGGGCGGCTGGAGGGCATCCGGCTGGTGGGGCGCGACCCGTATCTGCCCCGGCTCGAGTTCCTCGAGACCAGCGGGGGCCTCCTGGTGGACATGGGCATCCACGACCTGGACTCGGCCCGCTTTCTGGTGGGCGAGGTGGCCGAGGTCTACGCCGTTGGGGGGGCCCTGGCCGAGCCCAGCCTGGCCCAGCACGGCCTCTTTGACACCGCGGTGGCCACCTTGCGCTTTGAGGGAGGAGCGGTGGGGACGCTCGAGGTGGCCCTGCGCACCGCCTACGGCTACGACATCCGCTGCGAGGTGCTGGGGGAGAAAGGCCGCATCCACATCGAGCGCGATCGCCACCCCGACCTGACCCTCTACGACGAGCGGGGAGGGAACTTCGACCGCCCCCGCAACTTCGAACAGCGCTTCGCCGAGGCCTACGCCGCCGAGATGGTGGCCTTTGCCCGCAACCTGCACGCGGGCCGGCCGCTTTACCCGGATGTGCGGGACGCCTGGTACTCGCTGCGGCTGGCCAAGGCCGCCCAGCATGCCCTGGAGACAAAGCAGGTGGTGAGGGTAAGGGAATACGGAGGAGAACTATGA
- the iolG gene encoding inositol 2-dehydrogenase, with amino-acid sequence MAESFGVALLGAGRMGMEHARTLLGIAEARVLAVADPNPKAAEAARSLLRAERAYPEPLEALGHPGVEAVVIATPTETHARYIEAAALAGKAIFCEKPVAKALEETRRVLAVVERKGVPFQIGFQRRYDPAYLEAKRRIEAGEIGPVEQFIAVMRDPAPAPLDYLKTSGGIFVDQAIHDIDCARYLVGEVEAVHAWGAVRVDPRIGEIGDVDTTNLSLRFANGALGVIQNSRRAVYGYDVRTEVFGAKGKLVMDATPKTPLWRYGQGVQADHYHFFMDRFKEAYRLELEAFFQALREGRPPSPGPKDALEALRVALAATQSLREGRVVRLEEVV; translated from the coding sequence ATGGCGGAATCGTTTGGTGTTGCCCTCTTGGGCGCAGGCCGGATGGGCATGGAGCACGCCCGCACCCTGCTGGGCATTGCGGAGGCTCGGGTGCTGGCGGTGGCCGACCCCAACCCTAAGGCGGCGGAGGCCGCCCGGAGCCTACTGCGGGCCGAGAGGGCCTACCCGGAGCCGCTCGAGGCCCTGGGCCACCCCGGGGTGGAGGCGGTGGTCATCGCCACTCCCACCGAGACCCACGCCCGCTACATCGAGGCCGCGGCCCTGGCGGGCAAGGCCATCTTCTGCGAGAAGCCGGTGGCCAAGGCCTTGGAGGAGACCCGGCGGGTGCTGGCGGTGGTGGAGCGCAAGGGGGTGCCCTTTCAGATTGGCTTCCAGCGCCGCTACGACCCGGCCTACCTCGAGGCCAAGCGCCGGATTGAGGCCGGGGAGATTGGCCCGGTGGAGCAGTTCATCGCGGTGATGCGCGACCCGGCCCCGGCCCCGCTGGACTACCTCAAGACCTCGGGGGGCATCTTCGTAGACCAGGCCATTCACGACATCGACTGCGCCCGCTACCTGGTGGGCGAGGTGGAGGCGGTGCACGCCTGGGGGGCGGTGCGGGTGGACCCCCGGATTGGCGAGATAGGCGATGTGGACACCACCAACCTGAGCCTGCGCTTCGCCAACGGCGCGCTGGGGGTGATCCAGAACTCCAGGCGGGCCGTTTACGGCTACGACGTGCGCACCGAGGTCTTTGGGGCCAAGGGCAAGCTGGTGATGGACGCCACCCCCAAGACCCCCCTGTGGCGCTACGGCCAGGGGGTGCAGGCCGACCACTACCACTTCTTCATGGATCGCTTCAAGGAGGCCTACCGGCTGGAGCTAGAGGCCTTCTTCCAGGCCCTGCGGGAGGGCCGCCCCCCCAGCCCCGGGCCCAAGGACGCCCTGGAGGCCCTGCGCGTGGCCCTGGCCGCCACCCAGAGCCTGCGGGAGGGGCGGGTGGTGCGCCTGGAGGAGGTGGTATGA
- a CDS encoding NFACT family protein: MEGLLINAVIRELAGRLPLKSLGWAFPDEGTAALLLEGVGNLVLRYRPPHPLLTVEPGRLEGEARTPFQRLLEARCKGRLLEVQQLKLDRVVFLEFEGEKGFVDVAPTRLVFELTGRNANLMVCDREGQILGIDRPVTPAINRFRELLPGLPYTPPPPYQKLDPRTLQPEELTPFVGQTLAQLLQHLDGVGKELGAELVRRAQMSPQTVLTAEHLPLIHRVIHNLVERSGERTELSEGLRQAWAQEEAEALRKPLREALQRQIKTLQARLQDYQKALERLEEAERLRGWGDLLMAYGPQIPPGPVARLQDFSGQPVEIPLEKGLSPIQTATRFYQRAKRLEANAEKALELIPQTEAQIEGLWAELRRLEELSRDELRAEGRKLREKGPQIGLRFKSPGGFEVWVGRSSKENDLLTRMAHSEDLWFHTQGLPGSHVILRTQGQPAALPDLLYAAQLAAYHSKARGEKNVPVDYTAKKHVWRPRKAAPGQVLYTQGKTLFVDAEPPEG; the protein is encoded by the coding sequence ATGGAAGGTTTGCTGATCAATGCTGTAATCCGCGAACTGGCGGGCAGGCTACCCTTGAAGAGCCTGGGCTGGGCTTTCCCCGACGAAGGAACGGCCGCGCTGCTTTTGGAGGGGGTGGGCAACCTGGTGTTGCGCTACCGCCCGCCTCATCCCCTCCTGACGGTGGAACCAGGCCGCCTGGAGGGCGAGGCCCGCACCCCTTTCCAGCGCTTGCTCGAGGCCCGCTGCAAAGGGCGTTTGCTAGAGGTACAGCAGCTCAAGCTCGACCGGGTGGTGTTTTTGGAGTTTGAGGGAGAAAAAGGCTTTGTGGATGTGGCCCCGACCCGGCTGGTCTTCGAGCTCACCGGGCGCAACGCCAACCTGATGGTCTGCGACCGGGAGGGGCAGATTCTGGGCATAGACCGCCCCGTCACGCCCGCCATCAACCGCTTCCGGGAGCTCTTGCCTGGCCTGCCCTACACCCCGCCCCCACCCTACCAGAAGCTCGACCCCCGCACCTTGCAGCCTGAAGAACTCACCCCCTTTGTGGGCCAGACGCTGGCTCAGCTCCTCCAACACCTGGACGGGGTGGGCAAGGAACTGGGGGCCGAACTGGTGCGTCGCGCCCAGATGAGCCCGCAGACGGTGCTGACCGCCGAGCATCTGCCGCTTATCCACAGGGTTATCCACAACCTGGTGGAACGGTCCGGTGAGCGAACCGAACTCTCCGAAGGGCTGCGGCAAGCCTGGGCCCAGGAAGAAGCCGAGGCCCTGCGCAAGCCCCTGCGCGAGGCGCTACAGCGGCAGATCAAAACCCTGCAGGCCCGTTTGCAGGACTACCAAAAGGCCCTAGAGCGGCTGGAGGAAGCCGAAAGGCTGCGCGGCTGGGGCGACCTCTTGATGGCCTATGGCCCGCAAATTCCGCCGGGGCCCGTCGCACGGCTCCAAGACTTCTCCGGCCAGCCGGTAGAAATTCCATTAGAAAAGGGGCTCTCCCCCATCCAGACCGCCACCCGGTTCTACCAGCGGGCCAAGCGCCTGGAAGCCAATGCCGAAAAGGCCCTGGAACTCATCCCCCAGACCGAGGCGCAGATTGAGGGGCTTTGGGCCGAGCTTAGGCGGCTGGAGGAGCTCTCGAGGGACGAGCTCCGTGCAGAGGGCCGCAAGCTCCGCGAGAAAGGCCCCCAGATCGGGCTGCGCTTCAAAAGCCCGGGCGGTTTTGAGGTCTGGGTGGGGCGCAGCAGCAAGGAAAACGACCTCCTGACCCGCATGGCCCACTCCGAAGACCTTTGGTTTCACACCCAGGGCCTCCCCGGCTCGCACGTAATTCTGCGCACCCAGGGGCAGCCCGCTGCCCTGCCCGACCTGCTTTATGCGGCCCAGCTCGCAGCCTACCATTCCAAAGCCCGGGGCGAGAAAAACGTGCCGGTAGACTACACCGCCAAAAAACACGTCTGGCGACCCCGTAAGGCCGCACCAGGGCAGGTGCTTTATACCCAGGGCAAGACCTTGTTTGTGGACGCAGAACCGCCGGAAGGGTAG